From Mycolicibacterium nivoides, a single genomic window includes:
- a CDS encoding cytochrome P450 translates to MGSEVQDLTVDEPVDDTPTLLRDPYPTFARHRARHGVFRGSVMDWSKTPESLLPEHQFAAVSFDAVNTVFRDGKSFNSKIYDNTIGLFIGPSILAMEGKTHRDHRNLVSAAFKSRSLQRWEPEVVRPICEALVDEFIESGSADLVRDFTFEFPTRVISKLLGLPEEDLPWFRQRAVELISYTVKYKRAFEASAALKDYFLGQIDLRRSHPTDDIIGDLVTAEIDGEKLTDEAIYSFLRLLLPAGLETTYRSSGNLIYLLLTHPEQFAATQADHELIGQAIEEGLRYETPLTTVQRSTTQDVELDGVALPAGAVIDVCMGSANRDESRWERPEEFDIFRKRVPHITFAAGEHTCMGLHLARMETRVAMESLLSRVRNLKLVTDDDPHIFGQPFRSPTAIPVTFEPIR, encoded by the coding sequence GTGGGTAGTGAAGTGCAGGACCTGACCGTCGATGAGCCGGTCGACGACACCCCCACCCTGCTGCGCGACCCCTACCCGACCTTCGCGCGGCACCGTGCCAGGCACGGCGTGTTCCGCGGTTCGGTCATGGACTGGTCGAAGACACCGGAATCGCTTCTGCCGGAACATCAATTCGCCGCCGTGTCCTTCGATGCGGTCAACACCGTCTTCCGGGACGGTAAATCGTTCAACTCGAAGATCTATGACAACACCATCGGGCTCTTCATCGGTCCGTCGATCCTGGCAATGGAGGGCAAGACCCACCGCGACCACCGCAACCTGGTCTCGGCCGCCTTCAAGTCACGTTCGTTGCAGCGTTGGGAGCCCGAGGTCGTCCGCCCGATCTGCGAGGCGCTCGTCGACGAGTTCATCGAATCCGGCAGCGCCGATCTGGTGCGCGACTTCACCTTCGAGTTTCCCACCCGGGTGATCTCCAAGCTTCTCGGCCTACCCGAGGAAGACCTGCCCTGGTTCCGGCAGCGCGCCGTCGAACTGATCAGCTACACGGTGAAGTACAAGCGCGCTTTTGAAGCATCCGCGGCCTTGAAGGACTACTTCCTCGGCCAGATCGACCTGCGCCGCTCCCATCCCACCGACGACATCATCGGCGATCTCGTCACCGCGGAGATCGACGGAGAGAAGCTCACCGACGAGGCCATCTACTCGTTCCTGCGGCTGCTTCTGCCTGCCGGGCTGGAGACCACCTACCGGTCCTCGGGCAACCTGATCTATCTGCTGCTCACCCACCCCGAGCAGTTCGCCGCGACGCAAGCCGACCACGAGCTGATCGGCCAGGCCATCGAGGAGGGGCTGCGCTACGAAACCCCGCTCACCACAGTGCAACGCTCGACCACCCAGGACGTCGAACTCGACGGCGTGGCACTGCCCGCCGGCGCGGTGATCGATGTGTGCATGGGATCGGCCAACCGCGACGAGAGCCGCTGGGAACGGCCCGAGGAGTTCGACATCTTCCGAAAGCGGGTTCCGCACATCACGTTTGCCGCCGGCGAGCACACCTGCATGGGGTTGCACCTGGCCCGGATGGAGACCCGGGTGGCGATGGAGAGCCTTCTGAGCCGGGTGCGCAACCTCAAGCTGGTCACCGACGACGATCCGCACATCTTCGGTCAGCCGTTCCGCTCCCCCACCGCCATACCCGTCACATTCGAGCCGATCCGCTAG
- a CDS encoding molybdopterin-containing oxidoreductase family protein, with amino-acid sequence MIATIEDGRLTALRPDKDHPLSAGFACQKGIAFTEVVNDPDRVTRPLKRTGDGFEPVSWDAALDDIAARLTEIHRTHGSGAFAWYMGNPAAFSYSHLFAAMAFAKGIGGDSHFFSSSTQDTSSRLLANQFLYGAPFPVPIPDLMRTDLLIMLGANPVVSHGSFLTAPRIKDRMHDIVKRGGRVVVVDPRRSETAAQFDWLGIIPDSDAYLLLSILQVLFTERLVSARARAQAEGLDWLREQCAPFTPERTQPQTGIDPETVRALARDLAGTERAAVYGRLGTCVGRNGTLTTYLLDAVNLVAGNLDTPGGSVFSTLGIPGQKWGSMAMGASLRRSYQNKRTRVGGFRSVIGAEPAAFMAKEITTPGRGQVKAMFIGAGNPVLSVPNGLELEQALETTDLSVGLDLYVNETTAHCDYVLPVTTMYERDDFAVTFQMFQATPFRQATDAVVAPRGQARTEWDIVVDLIGRMKVRTPVFVALRQAAKRAARRGKRLSPRPMIDMMIRMADGGDRFGLRRGGLTFRRLAEQHPHGVVVAPNIRTGVLDEVVVYPKGRIRLAHEDIASEITAMSRRAKPDGYPLRMIGMREPRSENSWLHNSPLLMRGKRIHRALMHTEDAAARRLADGDAVRVRSPYGQIDIALSLTDDIVRGTIAIPHGWGHRGSGGWRIANQAGGANVNQLMSSDPADVEALAGMSWLTGVPVQVEAC; translated from the coding sequence ATGATCGCCACGATCGAGGACGGCCGGCTGACTGCCCTGCGGCCCGACAAGGACCACCCGCTGTCGGCGGGATTTGCCTGTCAGAAGGGCATCGCGTTCACCGAGGTGGTCAACGACCCTGACCGGGTCACCAGACCTCTGAAGCGGACCGGGGACGGCTTCGAGCCCGTGAGCTGGGATGCCGCGCTCGATGACATCGCGGCCAGGCTCACCGAGATCCACCGCACCCACGGTTCGGGTGCCTTCGCGTGGTACATGGGAAACCCCGCGGCCTTCAGCTACTCGCACCTGTTCGCCGCGATGGCTTTCGCCAAGGGGATCGGCGGCGACAGCCATTTCTTCAGCTCCTCGACCCAGGACACCAGCAGCCGGCTGCTGGCCAACCAGTTCCTCTACGGGGCGCCGTTCCCCGTGCCCATCCCGGACCTGATGCGTACCGACCTGCTGATCATGCTCGGCGCCAATCCGGTGGTGTCGCACGGCAGTTTCCTCACCGCGCCGCGAATCAAGGACCGCATGCACGACATCGTGAAGCGCGGTGGACGGGTCGTGGTCGTCGATCCGCGGCGCAGCGAGACCGCCGCGCAGTTCGATTGGCTCGGGATCATCCCGGATTCCGATGCGTATCTGCTGTTGTCGATCCTGCAGGTGCTGTTCACCGAGCGGCTCGTCAGCGCGCGGGCCAGGGCGCAGGCCGAGGGCCTGGACTGGTTGCGGGAGCAGTGCGCTCCGTTCACCCCGGAGCGGACGCAACCACAGACCGGCATCGACCCGGAGACGGTGCGCGCGTTGGCCCGCGATCTCGCCGGGACCGAACGGGCCGCGGTCTACGGCCGGCTGGGCACCTGCGTCGGCCGCAACGGCACGCTGACCACCTACCTGCTCGACGCCGTCAACCTCGTCGCCGGGAATCTGGACACCCCGGGTGGCAGCGTGTTCAGCACGCTGGGCATCCCCGGTCAGAAGTGGGGATCGATGGCCATGGGCGCCTCGCTGCGCCGTAGCTACCAGAACAAGCGGACGCGGGTCGGCGGGTTCCGATCGGTCATCGGTGCCGAACCCGCGGCGTTCATGGCCAAGGAGATCACGACACCCGGCCGTGGTCAGGTGAAGGCGATGTTCATCGGTGCAGGCAACCCCGTGCTGTCGGTGCCCAACGGCTTGGAGTTGGAGCAAGCGCTGGAGACAACTGACCTTTCGGTCGGCCTGGACCTCTACGTCAACGAGACCACCGCACACTGCGATTACGTGTTGCCCGTGACGACGATGTACGAGCGGGACGACTTCGCCGTCACGTTCCAGATGTTCCAGGCCACGCCGTTCCGTCAGGCCACCGACGCGGTGGTGGCACCGCGCGGCCAGGCCCGCACAGAGTGGGACATCGTCGTCGACCTGATCGGCCGGATGAAGGTCCGTACACCGGTTTTCGTCGCGCTTCGGCAGGCGGCCAAGCGGGCCGCACGACGCGGGAAGCGGCTCAGCCCGCGTCCGATGATCGACATGATGATCCGGATGGCCGACGGCGGTGACCGTTTCGGTCTGCGCCGCGGCGGACTGACGTTCCGCCGTTTGGCCGAACAGCATCCGCACGGCGTGGTGGTGGCACCGAACATCCGCACCGGCGTGCTGGACGAGGTCGTGGTGTACCCGAAGGGGCGGATACGGCTCGCACACGAGGACATCGCTTCGGAGATCACTGCCATGTCGCGACGAGCCAAGCCCGATGGCTACCCGCTGCGCATGATCGGCATGCGCGAACCGCGCTCGGAGAACTCCTGGTTGCACAATTCACCGCTGCTCATGCGCGGCAAGAGGATTCACCGTGCGCTCATGCACACCGAGGATGCCGCGGCGCGTCGCCTGGCGGACGGTGACGCGGTGCGGGTGCGGTCGCCCTACGGCCAGATCGACATCGCGCTGTCGCTCACCGACGACATCGTGCGCGGCACCATCGCGATACCGCACGGCTGGGGCCACCGGGGGAGCGGTGGCTGGCGGATCGCCAACCAGGCCGGCGGGGCCAACGTCAACCAGTTGATGTCGAGTGATCCGGCCGATGTCGAGGCGCTGGCCGGCATGTCCTGGCTGACAGGTGTGCCGGTGCAGGTGGAAGCCTGCTGA
- a CDS encoding aldehyde dehydrogenase family protein, producing the protein MSEVVDEAVTSVDIGRRAAGRAEKRMLIDGALVSAVSGAEFGNLSPATGLVLGTTAAAGAEDMDRAIGAARRAFDETDWSTDRGLRQRVLAQLQEAIESEKAYLREELIAEVGCPAMTTENAQLDWPLADALRYPARLIDEFEWERTLDGGGLFGERNARTVVKEAVGVVAAITPSNFPIEVILNKLGPALAAGNTVVLKPDPNTPWNATRLGRLIAERTDMPPGVVNVVPTPSNEVAGFLGTDPRVDMVSFTGSTGVGRHLMRVGADTMKRTFLELGGKSAMIVLDDAKPGHIIPGAIGACVHAGQACAANTRMLVHRSLFDEAVANVTMAFGAVPVGDPALPTTLVGPLISAAQKQRVLDAIDGARRDGAEIVVGGGVPDGLPEYLTDGHFVAPTVIVGADPRSSIAQDEVFGPVLVMIPFDDDDEAVRIANDSAFGLAGAVVSASSERAMGIARRIRTGAIGVNGGMYYGADAPFGGYKNSGVGRQCGIEGFAQYTETKTIGWRLPRQ; encoded by the coding sequence GTGAGCGAAGTCGTGGACGAGGCCGTCACCAGTGTGGACATCGGGCGGCGGGCCGCCGGGCGGGCCGAGAAGCGCATGCTGATCGACGGTGCGCTGGTATCCGCGGTATCCGGTGCGGAATTCGGCAATCTCAGCCCGGCCACAGGCCTGGTTCTGGGGACCACCGCGGCCGCCGGTGCCGAGGACATGGATCGAGCGATCGGAGCGGCCCGGCGCGCGTTCGACGAAACCGACTGGAGCACCGATCGCGGATTGCGTCAGCGGGTACTGGCCCAACTGCAAGAGGCCATCGAATCCGAAAAAGCCTACCTGCGTGAGGAATTGATCGCCGAGGTCGGTTGCCCGGCGATGACGACGGAGAATGCCCAGCTGGACTGGCCGCTGGCCGATGCGCTGCGATACCCGGCCCGGCTGATCGACGAGTTCGAATGGGAGCGCACGCTCGACGGCGGCGGGTTGTTCGGTGAGCGCAACGCCCGCACGGTGGTCAAGGAGGCGGTCGGTGTGGTCGCCGCGATCACCCCGTCGAACTTCCCGATCGAGGTGATCCTCAACAAGCTCGGGCCGGCGCTGGCAGCAGGCAACACCGTGGTGCTCAAGCCCGATCCGAACACGCCGTGGAACGCCACCCGGCTGGGCCGGTTGATCGCCGAGCGTACCGATATGCCGCCCGGCGTGGTCAACGTCGTCCCGACGCCGTCGAATGAGGTTGCGGGATTTCTGGGCACCGATCCGCGTGTCGACATGGTGTCGTTCACCGGATCCACTGGCGTCGGCAGGCATTTGATGCGAGTCGGTGCGGACACCATGAAGCGCACCTTCCTCGAACTCGGCGGCAAGTCGGCGATGATCGTGCTCGACGATGCCAAGCCCGGCCACATCATCCCCGGCGCGATCGGGGCGTGCGTGCACGCGGGGCAGGCGTGTGCGGCCAATACCCGGATGCTGGTGCATCGCAGCCTGTTCGACGAAGCAGTCGCAAATGTGACCATGGCATTCGGTGCGGTGCCGGTGGGTGATCCCGCGTTGCCGACCACGCTGGTGGGCCCGCTGATCAGTGCGGCGCAGAAGCAACGCGTTCTCGATGCCATCGACGGCGCCCGTCGCGACGGCGCCGAGATCGTGGTCGGTGGCGGCGTACCGGACGGTTTGCCCGAGTATCTGACCGACGGGCACTTCGTCGCACCCACCGTCATCGTAGGGGCTGACCCGCGCTCGTCGATCGCGCAGGACGAGGTCTTCGGTCCGGTGCTGGTGATGATCCCGTTCGACGATGACGACGAGGCCGTGCGGATCGCCAACGACAGTGCGTTCGGCTTGGCCGGTGCGGTCGTGTCGGCGTCGTCCGAGCGCGCGATGGGGATCGCACGGCGGATAAGGACCGGGGCCATCGGCGTCAATGGCGGCATGTACTACGGTGCCGACGCGCCATTCGGTGGATACAAGAATAGCGGCGTCGGAAGGCAGTGCGGGATAGAGGGTTTCGCGCAGTACACCGAGACCAAGACCATCGGCTGGCGCCTGCCCCGGCAGTAG
- a CDS encoding Zn-ribbon domain-containing OB-fold protein translates to MQKALAPEISTWPDAEPQLIGSRCTDCTATTFPAQARCPKCSGGNTEQALLPRRGTVIAWTTQGFPPGAPYKGPTGKAFVPFGVGLVELADDTGPVLRVEGRLTENDPAKLQFGMDVELTMIPFTTDEEGNEIVTFAFQPI, encoded by the coding sequence ATGCAGAAGGCCCTCGCGCCGGAGATCTCGACGTGGCCCGACGCCGAACCCCAGCTGATCGGCAGCCGCTGCACCGACTGCACGGCCACCACGTTCCCCGCCCAGGCCCGCTGCCCCAAATGCTCCGGCGGCAACACCGAACAAGCCCTGCTGCCCCGACGCGGCACCGTCATCGCCTGGACCACCCAGGGCTTCCCACCCGGCGCCCCCTACAAAGGACCCACCGGAAAGGCCTTCGTCCCCTTCGGCGTCGGCCTGGTCGAACTCGCCGACGACACCGGACCCGTCCTGCGCGTCGAAGGCCGCCTCACCGAAAACGACCCGGCCAAACTGCAATTCGGCATGGACGTCGAACTCACCATGATCCCGTTCACCACCGACGAAGAGGGCAACGAGATTGTCACCTTCGCCTTCCAGCCCATCTGA
- a CDS encoding amidohydrolase family protein: MTEQFRDAPIFDADQHMYETGDALTKFLPEKYSRAVQYAQIGRQTRVVINNRVTDFIPNPTFERVAAPGAHEKFFAGENSEGLTLREMQGKAIDAPEATRNPEDRVKELDRQGVVEALNYPTLGSLVEHSSADDPQLTLAIVHALNQWILEHWSFAYADRVFSTPIINLSEVDAAQRELEWILEHDGKVALIKPGPVNGLHGWRSPALPEFDPFWRDVEAAGLPIVLHASYPPLDDYVNKWEPPYTQNFMAQSAFRWMVLGHREIADMLTALICHGTLTRFPKLRVASVENGSSWIFPLFHDFADLYKKMPQNFPEHPHDVFRRNIWVSPFWEGCVSDVVETVGWDKVLFGSDYPHPEGLAEPKGFWKYAEGMDTRRTYDFMGDNARRFMGLPIANPDPAAVKPPALTST, translated from the coding sequence ATGACTGAACAGTTCAGGGACGCACCGATTTTCGATGCCGACCAACACATGTACGAGACCGGCGACGCGCTGACCAAGTTCCTGCCTGAAAAGTACTCGCGCGCTGTGCAGTACGCCCAGATCGGCCGTCAGACGCGTGTGGTGATCAACAACCGGGTCACCGACTTCATCCCCAACCCGACCTTCGAGCGCGTCGCGGCACCTGGGGCGCACGAGAAGTTCTTCGCCGGGGAGAACAGCGAAGGCCTGACCCTGCGCGAGATGCAGGGTAAGGCCATCGACGCGCCCGAAGCCACCCGCAACCCGGAGGACCGGGTCAAGGAACTGGATCGCCAGGGTGTGGTCGAGGCGCTGAACTACCCCACCCTGGGCAGCCTGGTCGAGCACTCCAGTGCCGATGACCCGCAGCTGACGCTGGCGATCGTTCACGCCCTCAACCAGTGGATCCTCGAACACTGGAGCTTCGCCTACGCCGACCGCGTGTTCTCCACACCGATCATCAATCTGTCCGAAGTCGATGCGGCGCAACGGGAACTGGAGTGGATCCTCGAGCACGACGGCAAGGTGGCATTGATCAAACCTGGCCCCGTCAACGGCCTGCACGGCTGGCGCTCCCCCGCCCTGCCCGAATTCGACCCGTTCTGGCGCGATGTCGAGGCCGCCGGCCTGCCGATCGTCCTGCACGCCAGTTATCCCCCGCTCGACGACTACGTCAACAAGTGGGAACCGCCCTACACCCAGAACTTCATGGCGCAGAGCGCATTCCGCTGGATGGTACTGGGCCACCGCGAGATCGCCGACATGCTGACCGCACTGATCTGCCACGGCACCCTGACCCGGTTCCCGAAGCTGCGCGTCGCCAGCGTGGAGAACGGCAGCAGCTGGATCTTCCCGCTGTTCCACGATTTCGCCGACCTGTACAAGAAGATGCCGCAGAACTTCCCCGAACATCCGCACGACGTGTTCCGCCGCAACATCTGGGTCAGCCCGTTCTGGGAGGGCTGCGTGTCCGATGTCGTGGAGACGGTCGGGTGGGACAAGGTGCTGTTCGGTTCGGACTATCCGCATCCCGAAGGGCTGGCCGAGCCCAAGGGCTTCTGGAAGTACGCCGAGGGAATGGACACCCGTCGCACCTATGACTTCATGGGTGACAACGCACGGCGGTTCATGGGCCTGCCGATCGCCAATCCTGATCCGGCAGCCGTCAAGCCCCCAGCGCTGACCAGCACCTGA
- a CDS encoding SDR family oxidoreductase, translated as MSDTARRIVVVGAGSGIGAATAAHFFERGDHVLAVDVRPNDTPASEHATCDLRDAADIARLLSEIGDGWDMLAHVAGVPGTAPAADVLKVNYLGMRLMTEGMLPLLRHGGSIVTVASTAALGWQQRIDILDGLLELTDGDAVAQWQTGQDPDFPVYTTSKQAAILFVKRISGPAWSKYGVRLNTVSPGPVQTPILSDFEQTMGKEVLDMVRATVGRHATVEDIVPLIAFLASPDARWINGQDIQVDGGFIAAMSNGAPIAL; from the coding sequence ATGTCGGATACCGCACGCAGAATCGTCGTCGTCGGAGCCGGATCCGGAATCGGAGCGGCCACCGCGGCGCACTTCTTCGAACGGGGCGACCATGTGCTCGCCGTCGACGTGCGCCCCAATGACACCCCGGCGTCGGAGCACGCCACGTGCGACCTGCGGGACGCGGCCGACATCGCGCGCCTGCTGAGCGAGATCGGCGACGGCTGGGACATGCTCGCGCATGTCGCGGGGGTGCCGGGCACCGCGCCGGCCGCCGACGTCCTCAAGGTCAACTATCTCGGCATGCGACTGATGACCGAAGGCATGCTGCCGCTGCTGCGCCACGGCGGCTCGATCGTCACGGTGGCGTCGACAGCGGCGCTGGGCTGGCAACAGCGCATCGACATCCTCGACGGGTTACTCGAACTCACCGACGGGGATGCGGTGGCGCAGTGGCAGACCGGGCAGGATCCGGATTTCCCGGTCTACACCACCTCCAAGCAGGCCGCGATCCTGTTCGTCAAGCGGATCTCGGGGCCGGCCTGGAGCAAGTACGGGGTGCGGCTCAACACGGTGAGCCCGGGCCCGGTCCAGACGCCCATCCTGTCCGATTTCGAGCAGACCATGGGCAAGGAGGTGCTCGACATGGTGCGCGCGACCGTGGGCCGGCACGCCACCGTCGAGGACATCGTTCCCCTGATCGCCTTCCTGGCCTCCCCCGATGCGCGCTGGATCAACGGCCAGGACATCCAGGTCGACGGCGGCTTCATCGCCGCGATGAGCAACGGCGCCCCGATCGCGCTCTGA
- a CDS encoding thiolase family protein — protein MNDVAIIGVGLHPFGRFEGKSAMQMGVDAIFAAVADAGVDWRDIGAATGGSWTVANPDAIVGMVGLTGIPFTNVFNACATAASATKACADGIRLGDYDIGIAVGLDKHPRGAFTEDPALVGMPSWYAENGQYLTTQFFGMKANRYLHEHNISQRTLAKVANKNFRNGALNPNAFRRKPISEDDILNSTMLNYPLTQYMFCAPDEGAAAVVMCRADIAHRYTDKPVYLKAVEVRTRRYGAYEVNTTCAPVEEDVAPTAYAARAAFEKAGVAPEDVDVVQLQDTDAGAEIIHMAECGFCADGDQEKLLADGATEIGGSLPVNTDGGLIANGEPIGASGLRQIHELVRQLRGQAGERQVPGNPRVGFAQLYGAPGTAGATVLTL, from the coding sequence ATGAATGACGTAGCGATCATCGGCGTCGGCCTGCACCCGTTCGGCCGATTCGAGGGCAAGTCCGCGATGCAGATGGGCGTTGACGCGATCTTCGCCGCTGTCGCGGACGCCGGAGTCGACTGGAGAGACATCGGTGCCGCCACCGGGGGCAGCTGGACGGTGGCCAATCCGGACGCGATCGTCGGGATGGTCGGGCTGACCGGCATCCCGTTCACCAACGTGTTCAACGCGTGCGCCACCGCGGCCAGTGCGACCAAGGCCTGCGCCGACGGGATCCGGCTCGGTGACTACGACATCGGCATCGCGGTCGGCCTGGACAAGCACCCGCGCGGTGCGTTCACCGAGGATCCCGCCCTGGTCGGGATGCCCAGCTGGTACGCGGAGAACGGCCAGTACCTGACCACCCAGTTCTTCGGCATGAAGGCCAACCGGTACCTGCACGAGCACAACATCTCGCAGCGCACGCTGGCCAAGGTGGCCAACAAGAACTTCCGCAACGGTGCCCTGAACCCGAACGCGTTCCGGCGCAAGCCGATCAGCGAGGACGACATCCTCAACTCGACGATGCTCAACTATCCGCTGACCCAGTACATGTTCTGCGCGCCCGACGAGGGTGCGGCCGCGGTGGTGATGTGCCGCGCCGACATCGCCCACCGCTACACGGACAAGCCGGTGTATCTCAAGGCCGTCGAGGTTCGCACCCGGCGCTACGGTGCCTACGAGGTCAACACCACCTGCGCACCGGTCGAAGAGGACGTGGCGCCGACGGCGTACGCCGCGCGTGCCGCGTTCGAAAAGGCTGGGGTGGCACCCGAAGACGTCGACGTCGTGCAGTTGCAGGACACCGACGCCGGCGCCGAGATCATCCATATGGCCGAATGCGGATTCTGTGCCGACGGCGACCAGGAGAAACTGCTGGCCGACGGCGCCACCGAGATCGGAGGCTCACTGCCGGTCAACACCGACGGCGGCCTGATCGCCAACGGCGAGCCCATCGGCGCCTCGGGTCTTCGCCAGATCCACGAACTGGTACGCCAACTACGCGGACAAGCCGGCGAACGGCAGGTGCCCGGCAACCCGCGTGTCGGCTTCGCCCAGCTCTACGGCGCACCCGGCACCGCCGGGGCCACCGTCCTGACGCTCTGA
- a CDS encoding TetR/AcrR family transcriptional regulator, whose product MATPASTNGRRRRERGSISVDEIVRGAFEVADEVSIDNLSMPQLARHLDVGVTSIYWYFRRKDELLDAMTERVLLDYDFSVLSIEAGNWRESLRAHAHRMRKMFTNNPIVCDLILIRGTRGMPAARPALEKIEQPVAALVAAGLTAKQALDTYTAISVLVRSSAVLQRLQSRTADDQFPREYWEQVLDAEAMPLIASIPGRGYRIGMADDINFDHILDSILDRAASFATVQG is encoded by the coding sequence ATGGCCACGCCCGCAAGCACCAACGGACGCCGGCGCCGCGAACGCGGGTCGATCAGCGTCGACGAAATCGTGCGCGGCGCTTTCGAAGTGGCCGATGAGGTATCGATTGACAACCTCAGCATGCCGCAGCTCGCCCGCCATCTCGATGTCGGGGTGACCAGCATCTACTGGTACTTCCGCCGCAAGGATGAGCTGCTCGACGCGATGACCGAGCGCGTCCTGCTCGACTACGACTTCAGCGTGCTGTCCATCGAGGCCGGCAACTGGCGTGAATCGCTACGCGCCCATGCCCATCGCATGCGGAAGATGTTCACGAACAACCCGATCGTGTGCGATCTCATCCTGATCCGCGGCACCCGCGGTATGCCTGCGGCCCGGCCCGCGCTCGAGAAGATCGAACAGCCAGTGGCCGCACTGGTGGCCGCCGGCCTCACCGCCAAGCAGGCACTCGACACCTACACGGCCATTTCCGTGCTGGTCCGTAGCTCGGCGGTACTGCAGCGCCTGCAGAGCCGAACAGCCGATGACCAGTTCCCGCGGGAGTATTGGGAGCAGGTGCTCGACGCCGAGGCGATGCCGCTGATTGCCTCGATCCCCGGGCGGGGCTACCGGATCGGCATGGCCGACGACATCAACTTCGACCACATTCTCGACAGCATCCTCGATCGCGCCGCATCGTTCGCCACCGTTCAGGGGTAG